From a region of the Synechococcus sp. PCC 7502 genome:
- a CDS encoding DNA-directed RNA polymerase subunit omega, with product MPKRYTLDPAEGLRRAEELVAAAPNRYRITVQVANRAKLRRYEEADDYDDHFLKPIMRAIVEMSDELTQPEILSD from the coding sequence ATGCCTAAACGCTATACCCTAGACCCAGCCGAAGGGCTTCGTCGTGCTGAAGAACTGGTTGCTGCTGCCCCTAATCGTTATCGGATTACTGTTCAGGTGGCAAATCGGGCTAAACTCCGCCGTTATGAAGAAGCTGATGATTATGATGATCATTTTCTCAAGCCAATTATGCGAGCGATCGTGGAAATGTCTGACGAGTTAACTCAACCAGAAATTCTCAGTGATTAG
- the ychF gene encoding redox-regulated ATPase YchF, giving the protein MLKAGIVGLPNVGKSTLFNALVANAKAEAANFPFCTIEPNVGTVTVPDERLDTLAKIGGSAQIIPTRVEFVDIAGLVKGASKGEGLGNQFLANIRTCDAIAHVVRCFDSEDIHHVEGSTDPARDIEIINLELALSDLAQIERRIDRTRKGARSGDSDAKFELATLEKVAEFLNEGKPARRANLNAEEKEAIAVLQLLTLKPTIYAANVSESELATGNKYVEEVRAIAKTENAEVIIISAQVESELVDLPEADRKDFLESLGVTEGGLKSLIRATYHLLGLRTYFTVGPKEARAWTINAGMTAPQAAGVIHSDFEKAFIRAETVAFPDLVANGSMKAAKEKGLVRSEGKEYIVQEGDVMLFLTSA; this is encoded by the coding sequence ATGCTAAAAGCTGGAATTGTAGGGCTACCCAACGTAGGCAAATCTACATTATTTAATGCCCTAGTTGCTAATGCCAAAGCAGAAGCTGCTAATTTTCCTTTTTGTACCATAGAACCCAACGTAGGTACAGTCACAGTTCCTGATGAAAGATTGGATACTCTGGCAAAAATTGGGGGTTCTGCCCAAATTATTCCCACCCGTGTTGAGTTTGTAGATATTGCTGGATTGGTCAAGGGTGCCAGTAAAGGTGAAGGCTTGGGTAATCAGTTCTTGGCTAATATTCGTACCTGTGATGCGATCGCCCATGTGGTGAGATGTTTTGATAGCGAGGATATTCACCATGTGGAAGGCTCTACCGATCCCGCCCGTGACATTGAAATTATTAACCTTGAATTGGCTTTATCTGATCTTGCCCAAATTGAACGCCGCATTGATCGCACCCGTAAAGGAGCTAGAAGCGGAGATAGTGATGCTAAATTTGAATTAGCAACCCTAGAAAAAGTGGCAGAATTCTTAAACGAGGGTAAGCCTGCCCGCCGTGCTAATTTAAATGCAGAGGAAAAAGAAGCAATTGCAGTTTTACAGTTATTAACCCTAAAACCTACGATCTATGCTGCTAATGTCTCGGAATCAGAATTGGCTACAGGTAATAAATATGTTGAAGAAGTGCGGGCGATCGCCAAGACAGAAAATGCTGAAGTCATTATTATTTCTGCCCAAGTTGAATCAGAGTTAGTAGATTTGCCCGAAGCAGATCGTAAGGATTTCTTAGAATCTCTTGGTGTAACCGAAGGTGGACTAAAAAGCTTAATTAGAGCCACCTATCACCTGTTGGGATTGCGTACCTATTTCACCGTTGGACCCAAAGAAGCAAGGGCATGGACAATTAATGCTGGCATGACTGCTCCCCAAGCCGCAGGGGTAATTCACTCTGATTTTGAAAAGGCATTTATTCGTGCCGAGACCGTAGCTTTTCCAGACCTAGTGGCAAATGGCTCCATGAAAGCTGCTAAAGAAAAGGGCTTAGTCCGTAGTGAAGGGAAAGAATATATTGTTCAAGAAGGTGATGTAATGCTATTTCTAACCAGTGCCTAG
- a CDS encoding patatin-like phospholipase family protein: MTKTLGLALGSGGARGWAHIGVIKALKKAQIPINYIAGSSIGAFVGGVHAAGEIKALEVFVRELSWKMMLSYFDLVFPHQGLLDGNKIYNLLTDQIKNLKIEEAEIPFCCIATDLVSGQEMRLQSGLMADAIRASISMPGVFTPFKKNDLYLGDGGIVNPVPVNVVREMGADVVLAVNLNHNYIAAVLENPNLEDNNEGNSLEKDEEMEKEVEQDFVKAIRAHYNILTENLKGKLEQWLPNNESPINIFDIIGTTINIMEQKVTKLNLEIDPPELLIEPDLCKYGIFDFHQADLIIAEGYQRTRQAIPKLRQLLAE, translated from the coding sequence ATGACTAAAACATTGGGATTAGCTCTAGGTAGTGGTGGAGCCAGAGGTTGGGCGCATATTGGTGTAATTAAGGCTCTAAAAAAAGCACAGATTCCGATTAATTATATTGCTGGCTCAAGTATTGGGGCATTTGTGGGTGGAGTACATGCCGCAGGCGAAATTAAAGCATTGGAGGTGTTTGTCCGAGAGTTGAGTTGGAAGATGATGCTTTCCTATTTTGACTTGGTATTTCCCCATCAAGGGCTTCTGGACGGTAATAAAATCTATAACCTACTAACCGACCAAATCAAAAATCTTAAAATTGAAGAAGCAGAGATTCCATTTTGCTGTATCGCCACGGATTTAGTTTCAGGGCAGGAGATGCGTTTACAATCAGGCTTGATGGCAGACGCAATTCGAGCCAGTATTTCCATGCCGGGAGTATTTACACCATTTAAGAAAAATGATCTTTATCTGGGTGATGGGGGCATTGTTAACCCTGTCCCTGTCAATGTGGTACGAGAAATGGGGGCAGATGTGGTTTTAGCTGTAAACCTAAATCATAATTACATAGCCGCAGTTCTAGAAAACCCAAATTTAGAGGACAACAACGAAGGAAACAGCTTAGAGAAAGATGAGGAAATGGAGAAAGAGGTTGAACAAGACTTTGTTAAAGCAATCCGAGCGCACTACAATATTTTGACTGAAAACTTGAAAGGGAAGCTAGAACAGTGGCTACCTAACAATGAATCCCCAATTAATATTTTTGATATTATCGGTACTACTATTAACATTATGGAGCAGAAAGTAACAAAGCTGAATCTAGAGATTGATCCGCCTGAATTGCTGATAGAACCAGATTTATGTAAATATGGCATCTTTGATTTTCATCAAGCGGATTTGATTATTGCTGAAGGTTATCAACGGACTCGGCAAGCTATTCCTAAACTGCGGCAACTTTTAGCGGAATAG
- a CDS encoding DUF1818 family protein, with protein MNKYLMSGEGWRLGYSPDAEVFVGLVGAENWAIELTEQELTDFYRLSLQLIETMAAMQAELADEEKLTCSAQTTNISIEASGFADSFTIHLQLLNGRRGEGIWTSRAIAEILRTLVQIYP; from the coding sequence GTGAATAAATACTTAATGAGCGGGGAGGGTTGGCGACTGGGTTACTCTCCCGATGCCGAAGTTTTCGTAGGCTTAGTGGGTGCGGAAAATTGGGCGATCGAGCTTACCGAACAAGAGCTTACGGATTTTTATCGCCTTAGCTTGCAACTAATTGAGACTATGGCAGCAATGCAAGCAGAACTTGCCGACGAAGAAAAACTAACTTGCTCTGCCCAAACCACAAATATCTCGATAGAAGCCTCTGGTTTTGCGGATAGCTTTACGATTCATCTCCAACTATTAAACGGGCGCAGAGGCGAAGGGATTTGGACATCAAGGGCGATCGCAGAAATTTTAAGGACATTAGTGCAAATTTACCCGTAA
- the glyS gene encoding glycine--tRNA ligase subunit beta → MATFLLEVGTEELPASFITDALKQWQQKIPLSLTTNYLTATKISCYGTPRRLAVVIEGLPRHQPDQTLEIKGPALGAAYQNGEPTKALLGFTRSKGIEIADLVVKETEKGSFVFAYQEVRGRETDEVLTEIAPTWITGLEGKRLMRWGTGELKFPRPIRWLVALLDQRIISLSLENVKSDRRSWGHRVMHPRPVIIDTARDYVATLKEAFVVVDGVERKQRICSQIKGVSELMRAEAEIPEALLEEVTQLVEYPTAVVGDFDQDFLALPPVVIKTEMVSHQRYFPLYDQNNQLLPKFITISNGDPDKSRLIAAGNGRVIRARLSDGKFFYDSDRSVSLESFLPLLEKVTFQEQLGSVSAKVERIIQIAAAVTEVIPNLELTTTETDQIKRTAHLCKADLVASMVKEFPELQGIMGSYYARSSGEDEIVATGILEHYLPRGSGDQLPQTLTGKIVAISDRLDTLVGIFGLGLIPTGSSDPFALRRSAAAIIQIAWDSKYELNLVNLITSVIQIYQDRITLPDQNIHKNLCKWFLQRTETLLKEIGVDYDLVNAVIGSHDSASALENIVLIRDRALFLQAARQDGSLGQVYGVVNRASRLAEQGNLASEVTDISQVVDLGRLTQPAEISLYRAIASLPPHNPEHPNYSQLLRALIEITPILSQFFEDVMVMDEDLQVRSDRLNMLAVIRNYSRILADFSAINPS, encoded by the coding sequence ATGGCAACGTTTTTATTAGAAGTAGGTACAGAAGAGTTACCAGCAAGTTTTATCACCGATGCCCTGAAGCAATGGCAGCAGAAGATTCCTCTGAGCCTTACGACAAATTATCTAACCGCCACTAAAATTAGCTGCTATGGTACTCCCCGCCGTTTAGCTGTGGTCATTGAAGGTTTACCTAGACATCAGCCCGATCAAACCCTAGAAATTAAAGGTCCTGCCCTTGGAGCCGCTTATCAAAATGGTGAGCCGACTAAAGCATTATTGGGTTTTACCCGTTCTAAGGGTATAGAAATTGCTGACTTAGTAGTTAAAGAAACAGAAAAAGGTAGCTTTGTATTTGCTTACCAAGAAGTACGCGGTAGAGAAACCGATGAAGTATTGACAGAGATAGCTCCCACATGGATCACAGGTTTAGAAGGAAAAAGACTGATGCGCTGGGGTACAGGTGAGTTAAAATTTCCCCGTCCGATTCGCTGGTTAGTTGCCCTATTAGATCAACGAATTATTAGTCTGAGCCTAGAAAATGTCAAAAGCGATCGCCGTAGTTGGGGACATCGAGTTATGCATCCCCGCCCTGTAATTATCGATACAGCTAGAGACTATGTGGCTACCCTCAAGGAAGCTTTTGTGGTTGTAGATGGAGTTGAACGCAAGCAGAGAATTTGTAGCCAGATTAAAGGGGTATCGGAGTTAATGCGGGCAGAGGCAGAGATTCCCGAAGCACTCCTTGAAGAAGTAACGCAATTAGTGGAGTATCCCACCGCCGTTGTGGGCGATTTTGATCAAGATTTTTTGGCACTGCCACCTGTGGTAATTAAAACCGAGATGGTGAGTCATCAACGCTATTTTCCTTTGTATGATCAAAATAATCAGCTTTTACCCAAATTCATTACGATTTCCAATGGTGATCCAGATAAGTCTCGATTAATCGCCGCAGGTAATGGCAGAGTAATTCGGGCAAGGCTATCCGATGGTAAATTTTTCTATGATAGCGATCGCTCTGTATCCCTAGAAAGCTTTTTACCCCTATTAGAAAAAGTGACATTCCAAGAGCAGTTAGGATCGGTGTCTGCAAAGGTGGAACGGATTATCCAAATTGCTGCGGCAGTTACTGAAGTGATCCCGAATCTCGAGCTAACTACAACAGAAACTGACCAAATTAAACGTACAGCCCATCTCTGTAAAGCTGATTTAGTTGCGAGCATGGTTAAGGAATTTCCGGAACTTCAAGGGATTATGGGTAGCTACTATGCTCGATCCAGTGGTGAAGATGAAATTGTTGCCACAGGCATTTTAGAACATTACTTACCAAGAGGCTCGGGGGATCAATTACCGCAAACCTTGACGGGTAAAATTGTAGCAATTAGCGATCGCCTTGATACGTTAGTGGGAATTTTTGGATTGGGATTAATACCCACTGGTTCTTCCGATCCCTTTGCCCTCAGACGATCTGCTGCTGCTATTATTCAAATTGCTTGGGATAGTAAGTATGAACTTAATTTGGTAAATTTAATCACATCTGTAATTCAGATTTATCAAGATCGGATAACTTTACCAGATCAGAATATTCATAAAAATTTATGCAAGTGGTTTCTCCAACGTACCGAGACTTTACTTAAGGAAATCGGAGTTGACTATGATTTAGTAAATGCAGTTATTGGTAGTCATGATTCTGCTTCCGCTTTAGAGAATATAGTCTTAATTCGCGATCGCGCCTTATTTTTACAAGCAGCCCGTCAAGATGGCAGCCTAGGTCAAGTCTATGGAGTCGTAAACCGTGCCAGCCGTCTGGCAGAACAGGGTAATCTAGCCAGTGAAGTTACTGATATTAGCCAAGTTGTTGATCTTGGTCGTTTAACTCAGCCTGCGGAAATTTCTCTGTATAGGGCGATCGCATCTCTACCACCACATAATCCAGAGCATCCAAACTACAGTCAACTGTTAAGAGCTTTAATTGAGATTACACCGATCCTGAGCCAATTTTTTGAAGATGTCATGGTTATGGATGAGGATTTACAAGTACGCAGCGATCGCTTAAATATGCTGGCAGTTATTCGGAATTACAGTCGAATTTTGGCAGATTTTAGTGCAATTAATCCTAGTTAA
- the psbO gene encoding photosystem II manganese-stabilizing polypeptide, with amino-acid sequence MGYRTLNRTLIKSTIKSILAVCVSLVFTLVPFSDRAIAAVDRTMTYDQIRGTGLANQCPDVLGSSRGRGIIPIDTGKTVQITEMCLQPTSFFVKEESANKRKKPEFVASKLVTRATSSIDYVKALVTALPDGSLKLEEKEGLDYQPITVQMPGGERVAILFSIKGYTATTQPGLGGITTSTDFEGETDIPTYRGANFIDPKGRGLAIGYDAAEALPAKRDQFEKSTKDDSTSKGKLSLQISKIDSITGEIAGTFETEQNSGTDLGAIEPKEVIIRGIFYGKVS; translated from the coding sequence ATGGGCTATCGCACTTTAAATCGTACTTTAATCAAATCAACTATTAAATCTATTTTAGCTGTCTGTGTCAGCTTGGTTTTTACATTGGTACCTTTCTCTGATCGAGCAATCGCTGCTGTAGATCGAACTATGACCTACGATCAAATTAGAGGTACTGGATTAGCTAACCAATGTCCCGATGTATTGGGGTCATCCCGTGGTCGTGGTATTATCCCCATTGACACTGGGAAGACTGTCCAAATTACAGAAATGTGCCTGCAACCAACCAGTTTCTTTGTGAAAGAAGAAAGTGCCAACAAACGCAAAAAACCAGAATTTGTCGCCAGTAAATTGGTTACTCGTGCTACTTCTAGTATCGACTATGTTAAAGCATTAGTTACGGCTCTACCCGATGGCAGCCTCAAGCTAGAAGAAAAAGAAGGACTAGATTACCAACCAATTACTGTACAAATGCCCGGTGGGGAAAGAGTAGCAATTCTATTTAGCATCAAGGGCTATACTGCTACAACTCAACCCGGATTAGGCGGGATCACTACCTCTACAGACTTTGAGGGTGAAACTGATATTCCTACCTATCGTGGTGCCAACTTTATCGATCCCAAGGGTCGTGGCTTAGCAATTGGCTATGATGCGGCGGAGGCTTTACCTGCCAAGCGTGATCAGTTTGAGAAGAGTACTAAAGATGACTCTACTAGTAAGGGTAAATTGTCTTTGCAAATTTCTAAGATTGATAGTATCACTGGGGAAATTGCCGGAACCTTTGAAACTGAGCAGAACTCTGGTACCGATTTAGGTGCGATTGAACCTAAGGAAGTAATTATCCGTGGTATTTTCTACGGCAAGGTTAGCTAA
- a CDS encoding anti-sigma regulatory factor — MKTLTLPAHLSSLKSIGQYIMAVCQEAGISSKRAYKLRLSVDELVTNIIVHGCGNSGTESILEIHAEIEPENLKITIADTGLPYDPRERVFDESILSQPIEERPMGGLGVFLSLQSVDEFSYQTTEHKNISSLWLRREQ; from the coding sequence GTGAAAACCCTGACTTTACCTGCTCATCTTAGCTCTCTCAAGAGCATTGGTCAGTACATTATGGCTGTTTGTCAAGAAGCAGGAATTTCTTCTAAAAGGGCATATAAACTCAGATTGTCCGTAGATGAGTTAGTCACAAATATAATTGTTCATGGCTGTGGAAATTCTGGGACTGAATCCATACTTGAAATCCATGCTGAAATTGAGCCAGAAAACCTAAAAATCACAATTGCTGATACTGGTTTGCCTTATGATCCAAGGGAAAGAGTGTTCGATGAATCAATTTTAAGTCAGCCCATTGAGGAAAGACCTATGGGGGGATTAGGCGTTTTTTTAAGCTTACAAAGTGTAGATGAATTTTCATATCAAACTACTGAACACAAAAATATAAGCTCTTTATGGTTAAGGAGAGAGCAATAA
- the hrcA gene encoding heat-inducible transcriptional repressor HrcA has protein sequence MTNLNPRQQKVLWATVNHYIATAEPVGSKVIAEGYKFNISPATIRNIMGVLEKSGLLYQPHTSAGRVPSDSGYRVYVDHLIHLDKAAHTIPILEQKLEQKFDAIAYQNLEHLLRSTAQILATFSGCIAMITSPNLQTARIRHVQLLMVDHQTLILILVTDTYNTTSVTVKLPPDMEVSSLESEIQILTNFLNTHLRDQLITDLTKLRWQELDQEFQQYAQVLTTSLKELAAICNPPEINQIFISGLTELLRQPEFSQLNQVQAIIQLLEVDQASLFPLIFNNASNNPANALTIRIGNEISLEPIQNCTLISSTYSYDDVPVGSVGVLGPTRMDYERAIASVQVIAHNLSEAMNQRL, from the coding sequence ATGACCAACCTTAACCCCAGACAGCAAAAGGTGTTGTGGGCAACTGTAAATCACTACATTGCCACGGCGGAACCTGTTGGGTCAAAGGTGATAGCTGAAGGTTACAAATTTAATATTAGTCCAGCCACCATTCGCAATATTATGGGCGTACTGGAAAAGTCGGGATTACTATATCAGCCCCATACTTCTGCAGGGAGAGTGCCATCGGACTCAGGCTATCGAGTATATGTCGATCATTTAATTCACTTAGATAAAGCCGCACATACGATTCCAATCTTGGAGCAAAAACTAGAACAAAAATTTGATGCGATCGCCTACCAAAATTTAGAACATCTTCTCCGCAGCACCGCCCAAATCTTAGCTACCTTTAGTGGTTGCATTGCCATGATTACTAGTCCTAATCTGCAAACTGCCCGCATTCGCCATGTGCAATTGTTAATGGTCGACCATCAAACTTTAATCCTAATTTTAGTCACTGATACCTATAACACCACATCGGTAACGGTGAAACTACCCCCAGATATGGAGGTAAGTAGCCTAGAGTCGGAAATCCAAATTTTAACTAATTTTCTTAATACCCATCTGCGAGATCAGTTAATTACAGATTTAACTAAGCTGCGATGGCAGGAACTAGATCAAGAATTTCAGCAGTATGCTCAGGTCTTAACCACTTCTCTAAAAGAACTTGCTGCCATTTGCAATCCACCCGAAATTAATCAAATATTCATTAGTGGACTAACTGAACTATTACGCCAACCAGAATTTAGTCAATTGAACCAAGTACAAGCAATTATTCAACTGTTAGAAGTGGATCAAGCATCTTTATTTCCTCTAATTTTTAATAATGCTTCTAATAACCCTGCTAACGCCTTAACTATTAGAATTGGGAATGAAATTTCCCTAGAGCCAATTCAAAACTGCACCCTAATTTCAAGTACCTATAGCTATGATGATGTGCCTGTGGGTAGTGTGGGGGTTTTAGGTCCAACTCGGATGGATTACGAACGGGCGATCGCTTCGGTGCAAGTAATAGCACATAATTTGTCTGAAGCAATGAATCAAAGGCTATAA
- a CDS encoding transposase: MLNPYSSSLTDKEWEIIEPLLPKKKQTRPPTWTKRQILDGILYQLKNGCNWRDMPRDLPPFSTVYRYYKEWKDTGTFTAIMEALHATAREQSKKIKMDNFNHH, encoded by the coding sequence ATGCTAAATCCATACTCAAGTAGCCTAACAGATAAAGAATGGGAAATTATAGAACCATTGCTCCCAAAGAAAAAGCAAACTAGACCGCCAACTTGGACAAAAAGACAAATTTTAGACGGCATACTCTACCAACTCAAAAACGGTTGTAATTGGCGAGATATGCCCCGAGACTTACCACCATTCTCTACAGTGTATCGATACTACAAGGAGTGGAAAGATACAGGTACATTTACTGCGATTATGGAAGCTTTACATGCAACAGCCCGTGAACAGTCAAAAAAAATCAAAATGGACAACTTTAATCATCATTGA
- a CDS encoding transposase — protein MLTFNIDYFKSKPDDITLTTILLDSGYHIEKLTTDLQKVYPEIMTKIRFEISPKVSKQQKAEKGLSGFVVVLTRWVIERSNAWVERCKILVKNFERTLVNATAKLNLCFIRLMLKTIATHEI, from the coding sequence ATGTTAACGTTTAACATTGATTACTTCAAATCGAAGCCAGATGACATTACGCTAACTACGATATTGCTGGATAGTGGTTATCATATCGAAAAATTGACGACTGATTTACAGAAGGTTTATCCTGAGATTATGACTAAGATTAGGTTTGAAATTTCTCCTAAGGTATCAAAGCAACAGAAGGCAGAAAAAGGTCTGTCTGGGTTTGTAGTTGTGCTGACAAGGTGGGTAATTGAAAGGTCAAATGCTTGGGTTGAAAGATGCAAAATCTTAGTTAAGAACTTTGAGAGAACTCTCGTTAATGCTACAGCTAAACTCAATCTTTGCTTTATTCGCTTGATGCTAAAAACAATTGCTACTCATGAGATATGA
- the aat gene encoding leucyl/phenylalanyl-tRNA--protein transferase, whose protein sequence is MPMDIQSIIQGYAQGHFLMSEGDNQPVEWYYSSKRTLIPLDQRFTYPRSLQRSLNQNRFEVKINKAFNEVVAGCADRDTTWISNELRQIYAALNQAGWAYSFETWYEGKLAGGILGISINGAFIGESMFYRVPDSSKVAMVKLVEHLRPRGFVLFDAQMMNPHLARFGALEISDRDYKKLLKTALEKSCSFI, encoded by the coding sequence ATACCTATGGATATTCAAAGCATCATTCAAGGCTATGCTCAAGGGCATTTTTTGATGTCTGAGGGAGATAACCAACCCGTGGAATGGTATTACAGTAGTAAGCGCACTTTAATTCCCCTAGATCAAAGATTTACCTATCCCCGATCGCTCCAAAGAAGCCTGAATCAAAATCGGTTTGAGGTCAAAATTAACAAAGCTTTTAATGAAGTTGTGGCAGGATGTGCAGATCGGGATACAACTTGGATTTCTAATGAACTCAGGCAAATTTATGCGGCTCTTAATCAAGCAGGATGGGCGTATAGTTTTGAAACCTGGTATGAAGGTAAGTTGGCAGGGGGCATTTTAGGGATCAGCATTAATGGCGCATTTATTGGGGAGTCTATGTTTTATCGAGTGCCAGATAGCTCCAAAGTGGCAATGGTAAAGTTAGTCGAACATTTGCGACCGCGGGGTTTTGTTCTATTTGATGCCCAGATGATGAATCCACACTTAGCAAGATTTGGTGCCTTGGAAATTAGCGATCGAGACTACAAAAAGCTCTTAAAAACTGCCCTAGAAAAATCATGCTCTTTTATTTAG
- a CDS encoding glycoside hydrolase family 10 protein: protein MMGNYKKVKIKTRKLKKFVLLLIFSFTLYVISNLVLISPNLQNIPFAAAQPTRSEIRGVWMTNNDLNIMRDRRKLNDSLTQLKRLNFNTIYPVVWNSGYAMYPSATAQKIGIQNFLFKGTQGQDILADVIAQAHSQGLLVIPWFEFGFMAPTTSELAVNRKNWLTVKRDRGLNSINEDGEVVWLNPFHPEVQEFITNLVLEVVSNYDVDGIQFDDHMSLPKEFGYDDYTINLYRKEALLKNQACALSRRRIASKPKLLPKVVSQAKDSKPIPQPSPQNCLIIPTEPSINADDPNWVKWRANKITEFMVRLNKVVKQKNPKAIFSVSPNYFDFAYKEQLQDWVAWVRQDIVDELIVQAYRPDLQGFLNLINRPEIETTRQKTLTGIAVLSGLRTNPAPIRQIQLQVQAVKERNLGLSFFYFSSLWNYGPEPIAERQTQFRSFLSSPIRNNDFGPLIN, encoded by the coding sequence ATGATGGGGAATTATAAAAAAGTAAAAATCAAAACTAGAAAATTAAAAAAATTTGTTCTCTTACTAATTTTTAGCTTTACTCTCTATGTAATTAGTAACCTAGTATTAATTTCACCTAATCTTCAAAATATTCCCTTTGCTGCCGCCCAACCCACTCGTTCAGAGATTCGTGGGGTATGGATGACTAATAATGACCTAAATATTATGCGCGATCGCCGCAAACTCAACGATTCCCTAACTCAATTAAAGAGACTAAACTTTAACACCATATATCCCGTAGTGTGGAATTCTGGGTATGCCATGTATCCAAGTGCTACTGCCCAAAAAATCGGAATTCAAAATTTTTTATTCAAAGGTACTCAGGGGCAAGATATTCTGGCAGACGTTATTGCTCAGGCACATAGTCAGGGTTTACTAGTAATTCCGTGGTTTGAGTTTGGGTTTATGGCTCCCACCACATCTGAATTAGCGGTAAATCGTAAAAACTGGCTCACGGTAAAGCGCGATCGCGGTCTTAATTCTATCAATGAAGATGGAGAAGTGGTATGGCTTAATCCTTTTCACCCAGAAGTGCAAGAATTTATTACTAATTTAGTGTTGGAAGTTGTCTCTAACTACGATGTGGATGGAATTCAATTTGATGACCACATGAGTCTGCCCAAGGAATTTGGCTATGATGACTACACCATAAATTTATACAGAAAAGAGGCGTTACTTAAAAATCAAGCCTGTGCACTAAGTCGGCGTAGGATAGCATCAAAACCCAAGCTATTACCCAAAGTAGTATCACAAGCCAAAGATTCTAAACCTATACCCCAACCGAGTCCTCAAAATTGCCTAATCATTCCCACTGAACCATCAATTAATGCTGATGATCCAAATTGGGTAAAGTGGAGAGCTAATAAGATTACTGAATTTATGGTGAGGCTGAATAAAGTTGTTAAACAGAAAAACCCCAAGGCAATATTTTCCGTTTCACCCAATTACTTTGACTTTGCCTATAAAGAACAGCTTCAAGACTGGGTAGCATGGGTAAGACAAGATATAGTGGATGAATTAATTGTGCAAGCTTATCGTCCCGATTTACAAGGTTTTCTGAATTTAATCAATCGACCTGAGATCGAAACAACAAGACAAAAAACTCTAACAGGTATTGCCGTACTATCTGGCTTAAGAACTAATCCCGCCCCAATTCGTCAGATTCAATTGCAAGTCCAAGCTGTGAAAGAACGGAATTTAGGTTTATCCTTTTTTTACTTTAGTAGTCTATGGAATTATGGTCCAGAGCCGATTGCCGAACGCCAAACCCAATTTAGAAGCTTTCTTAGCAGTCCGATTCGGAATAATGATTTTGGTCCGCTAATTAACTAA